A genome region from Leptodactylus fuscus isolate aLepFus1 chromosome 6, aLepFus1.hap2, whole genome shotgun sequence includes the following:
- the APOC3 gene encoding apolipoprotein C-III, with translation MKLLVISALLVLAVCAVSAEEETFLSATINYFHDLASDVGTKTTDALNQVKEMPLAQQAIGMYDHGSEYITSLYSSAITKVAERWEQLTKSF, from the exons ATGAAGCTCTTGGTTATCTCCGCTCTGCTTGTCCTCGCTGTCTGTGCAG TCTCTGCAGAAGAAGAAACCTTCCTGTCAGCAACCATCAACTACTTCCATGACTTGGCCAGTGATGTTGGCACCAAAACAACAGATGCCTTGAACCAAGTTAAAGAAATGCCCCTGGCACAGCAGGCTAT TGGCATGTATGACCATGGATCCGAATACATCACCTCTCTGTACTCCTCCGCTATCACCAAGGTAGCTGAGAGATGGGAGCAGCTGACCAAGTCCTTCTAA
- the LOC142210531 gene encoding uncharacterized protein LOC142210531, producing MLVRTAVLALVLCTITGSQADAGSNQISDAFWNYVTQLTGGTKDKVEQIQQSDISKQLNFLIEENLKSVNLYAGELQQQLIPFAKQIHEQLTQDTEKLREQIRQELENLKVKLSPYADEVHKQLSRNVEELQTKLTPYAEQLRTQLEKNTQIVSEQLKSVTKNLEAKIRENADRIQESLTPYSQELKATIDENVEELRKQIKPVTKNVKDNIDQQLQELYKSLTPYAEDVQDELRKQIKNVEFQMRKNVEQMENKILEFTGQLKEQLYPYANEIRSKLNGDMRDVKQTLEPYFAEMNQKMEQKVVEFKDTMTPYVDALNKDLVQRVEDMKKKLGEYTVTVQDEVEYLEKDVRDKIQDFINKGVSTEN from the exons ATGTTGGTGAGAACAGCAGTCCTTGCACTAGTCCTGTGCACAATCACAG GATCCCAGGCTGACGCCGGCTCTAACCAGATAAGTGATGCTTTCTGGAATTACGTCACCCAGCTGACCGGTGGTACCAAGGATAAAGTGGAGCAGATACAGCAGTCAGACATCAGCAAACAGCTAAA tTTCCTAATCGAAGAAAACCTGAAGAGTGTCAATCTGTATGCAGGAGAATTACAACAACAGCTTATTCCCTTTGCAAAGCAGATACATGAACAGCTAACTCAGGATACAGAAAAGTTAAGGGAGCAAATAAGACAGGAGCTGGAGAATTTGAAGGTCAAGTTGTCTCCATATGCCGATGAGGTGCACAAGCAACTAAGCAGGAACGTAGAGGAGCTTCAGACCAAACTGACCCCATATGCAGAGCAACTACGAACCCAGCTGGAAAAGAACACCCAAATAGTAAGCGAGCAGCTTAAATCTGTGACCAAGAACCTGGAAGCCAAGATTAGAGAAAATGCTGACCGTATCCAGGAATCGCTGACCCCATATTCCCAGGAGCTCAAGGCTACCATAGATGAAAATGTGGAAGAACTGAGAAAACAAATCAAGCCGGTCACCAAAAACGTGAAAGATAATATCGATCAACAACTGCAAGAGCTGTATAAAAGCTTAACACCCTACGCAGAAGATGTGCAAGATGAGCTCCGAAAACAGATCAAGAATGTGGAATTCCAGATGAGGAAGAACGTTGAGCAGATGGAGAACAAAATATTGGAATTCACCGGCCAACTGAAGGAACAACTCTACCCCTATGCCAATGAAATAAGAAGCAAGCTGAATGGAGATATGAGAGATGTCAAGCAGACCTTGGAGCCATACTTTGCTGAGATGAACCAGAAGATGGAGCAGAAAGTAGTAGAGTTTAAAGACACAATGACCCCTTATGTTGATGCCCTCAACAAAGATCTGGTACAAAGGGTGGAAGACATGAAGAAGAAGTTGGGCGAGTACACTGTAACTGTACAAGATGAAGTGGAGTATTTAGAGAAAGATGTCCGAGACAAGATCCAAGATTTCATCAACAAGGGTGTTTCCACCGAAAACTAG
- the LOC142210532 gene encoding uncharacterized protein LOC142210532 — protein MLVKVIALALVVCTVTGSQSEVSTVQISDAFWNYFTQLTSNAKDKVEQIQQSDISKQLTLLIDENLKNINLYAGELQQKLVPLVKQIHDQLTQDPDKLKEQLSEELEKLKVKMTPYTDQVQKVLSTTEEELRIKLAPYAKELQAQLEKNTEIVTEKIKAATKDLEARIRENTDRAQAVLVPYSQELKATIDDNVEQLRKQLNPIMDKIKDNVDKQMQELYKSLEPYAEDVQEELRNQIKNMDFQMKNNVEKMETKILDFTTQLREQISPYANELRTKLEGDMTNAKQTLEPYFAEMNQKMDQKIAEFKQTITPYADTLNKDLVKRVEDMKKKLGEYTVSAQDQMEYLEKNVQEKIRDFINKGVATEN, from the exons ATGTTGGTGAAAGTCATAGCTCTGGCACTAGTCGTGTGTACAGTCACAG GATCTCAATCCGAGGTCAGCACTGTCCAGATAAGTGATGCTTTCTGGAATTACTTCACCCAGCTGACCAGCAATGCCAAGGACAAAGTGGAGCAGATACAGCAGTCTGACATCAGCAAACAGCTAAC TCTTCTAATTGACGAAAACCTGAAGAACATCAATCTTTATGCAGGAGAACTACAGCAAAAACTTGTTCCCCTAGTCAAGCAGATACATGACCAATTAACCCAAGACCCAGACAAACTGAAGGAACAACTAAGTGAAGAGCTTGAGAAGTTGAAGGTCAAGATGACCCCCTACACAGATCAAGTACAAAAGGTGCTGAGTACAACTGAAGAGGAACTTCGGATAAAACTTGCTCCCTATGCCAAGGAGCTTCAAGCTCAGTTGGAGAAGAACACTGAGATAGTCACTGAGAAAATCAAGGCTGCAACTAAAGACCTGGAAGCCAGAATCCGAGAAAATACAGACCGTGCGCAGGCAGTACTGGTCCCATATTCCCAGGAGCTCAAGGCTACCATAGATGACAATGTGGAACAACTCAGAAAGCAACTGAATCCCATCATGGATAAAATCAAGGATAATGTTGATAAACAAATGCAAGAGCTATACAAAAGTCTGGAACCATATGCAGAGGATGTACAGGAAGAACTGCGTAACCAGATCAAGAATATGGATTTCCAGATGAAGAACAATGTTGAGAAGATGGAAACCAAAATCTTGGACTTCACCACACAGCTGAGAGAGCAAATCTCCCCTTATGCCAATGAGCTAAGAACCAAGCTGGAAGGAGATATGACAAATGCCAAGCAGACCTTGGAGCCCTACTTTGCTGAGATGAACCAGAAGATGGACCAGAAGATTGCAGAGTTCAAACAAACCATAACCCCCTATGCAGATACCCTCAACAAAGACCTTGTTAAGAGAGTAGAAGACATGAAGAAGAAGTTGGGAGAATACACTGTAAGTGCACAGGATCAAATGGAGTACCTGGAAAAAAATGTCCAAGAAAAGATCCGAGATTTCATCAACAAGGGTGTTGCCACCGAAAACTGA
- the LOC142210533 gene encoding uncharacterized protein LOC142210533, protein MLAKVSILVLVACITGYRADINTDQISNVFWNYLTQLSSSAKEKADNVQQYDIGKQLNALIEENLNSINHFDGELVGQLIPLAKQLHEQLTKDSQTLREQIRQELEKLRVKLTPYTDEVQKQLNRNAEELQEKLEPYAKEFQAQLDKSTQVLSERLNFIRKNLETKIKENVDHGLTSMVPYSQELKSAVDDNVGQLEKELKVINSQVKLNIDQQMEMLYKSLMPYAEDMQDELYKHIKNMDFQMKKNTEQLESKILEFTGKLREQLYPYANELRNKLRSDRTNVKQTMETYLTEMNQKMDQKIEEFRETMMPFADALNLALVKRVKDMKKMLGEYTLSVQDQMEYLEKDIQDRIRDFITQGVSDEK, encoded by the exons ATGTTGGCGAAAGTGTCAATACTTGTGTTAGTCGCGTGCATAACAG GATATCGAGCTGACATCAACACTGACCAGATAAGCAATGTCTTCTGGAATTACCTCACACAGCTATCCAGTAGTGCTAAGGAGAAAGCGGACAACGTCCAGCAATACGATATTGGCAAACAGCTGAA TGCTCTTATTGAAGAAAACCTGAACAGCATAAATCATTTTGATGGTGAATTAGTGGGCCAACTCATTCCTTTGGCTAAGCAACTCCATGAACAATTGACAAAAGACTCTCAAACACTGAGAGAACAAATCAGACAAGAGTTGGAGAAGTTGAGGGTCAAGTTGACTCCCTATACAGACGAGGTACAAAAGCAGCTGAACAGGAACGCAGAGGAACTTCAGGAGAAACTGGAGCCATATGCTAAGGAGTTTCAAGCCCAATTGGATAAAAGCACTCAGGTTCTTAGTGAACGGCTGAACTTTATAAGAAAGAACCTAGAGACCAAGATCAAAGAAAATGTTGACCATGGACTAACATCAATGGTCCCATATTCCCAGGAATTGAAAAGTGCAGTAGATGACAATGTGGGTCAGCTAGAGAAAGAACTCAAAGTCATCAATAGTCAAGTAAAACTGAATATTGATCAACAAATGGAAATGCTCTATAAAAGCCTGATGCCCTATGCAGAGGACATGCAAGATGAGCTGTACAAACACATCAAGAACATGGATTTTCAGATGAAGAAGAACACTGAACAATTGGAGAGCAAAATATTGGAATTCACAGGAAAACTGCGAGAGCAACTCTACCCTTATGCCAATGAACTAAGAAACAAGCTGAGAAGCGATAGGACAAATGTCAAACAGACCATGGAGACATATCTTACCGAGATGAACCAGAAAATGGACCAGAAGATTGAAGAGTTTAGAGAGACCATGATGCCTTTTGCAGATGCCCTCAACTTGGCGCTTGTAAAGAGAGTGAAAGACATGAAAAAGATGTTAGGAGAATACACCTTGAGTGTACAGGATCAAATGGAATACTTGGAGAAAGACATTCAAGACAGAATCCGAGACTTCATCACCCAAGGGGTTTCCGATGAAAAATGA